Sequence from the Corallococcus sp. EGB genome:
GCGGACGGCCTGACGGGCGTCATGGCCAGCTACGGGAGCCAGCTGCGCAACGTCACCCAGGCTGCGGACATGATGTTCGTCTCTGCGGCGGACGGGAAGACGAGCATTGAGGAGTTGGCGCGATTCATCGGCCGAGTGGCCCCCATTGCCTCCCAGACGGGCGTCAGCCTCGCGGAGTTGCTCGCGGCCACGGGCGCTCTCACGAAGAACAACATCCAGACGTCTACATCCATGGAGGGCCTGCGGGCCATCATCGCCGCTGTCGCGAAGCCGTCCCACGACGCGGCGAAGCTCGCGGATGCGCTCGGCCTGGAGTTCTCAATCACCGCACTGAAGGCCAAAGGACTCGCCGGTTTCCTCCAGGACGTGAATGAGAAGACGGAAGGCAGCACCGAGGAGATGGCCATGCTCTTCGGTGGCGTGGAGGCTCTGCTGCCCGCGATGACGCTCACCGGCACCGCGTCCGCTGACTTCGCGGCGTCGCTGAAGCACATGGAAGATTCCGCCGGGCGTACCGAGGCGGCTTTTCAGAAGATGGCCTCGACACCGCAGTTTGCCCTGGATCAGCTCCGGGCCCGCTTCGCGGAGCTCCAGGGCGAGGTAGGTGGCGACATCCTCTCAGCGGCAGAGCCGGCCATCCGGGGACTGACCGAGAACTTCGACACAGCAACCACTGCGGTGAAGTTCTTCGGGGAAGCGCTCGTTGTAGTGGCCGCCATGCGTGGTGCGGCGTGGGCGCAGGAGTGGGTGAAGGGCCTGATGTCGAAGGTCACGGCGCTCAACCAGGCGCGTGAATCCGCGACGAACGCTGCGCTTGCCGAAGCGAAGTACACACGCTCCGCCGACGAGAGCCGTATCGCCGCCCTGCGCTCGGCGCAAGCCATGCTGGAGAAGAAGTACGCGGCCCTGCAGGCCTCCGCGGCGGTTGAGGGCGGCCTGATGTCCGCGACGAAGAAGGCAACCCTGGCTTCCACCGAACTGGCCCTCGCGAAGGTGAAGGAGGCTGCGGCCATTGAGGGTGCTTCCGTGGCAGCGCGCGCCGGGAAGGCGGCGCTGGATTTCATGGGGGGGCCGATTGGCATCGTCACGGGCGCGCTCACGCTCGCCGTCGCGGCCTTCCATGAACTCGGTCGCGCCGCTGACGAGGCTCGTGAGAAGACGCGCCAATTCGCACAGGAATCAGGCTCGAACGCGAGCCGAGGAAGTCAAATCGTCATTGAGTTGCTGAAGGAAACCCGGGCTCTCCAGGACCAGACCCGGGCAGCAACCGCGCTCAACATCGCGAAGGCGGAAATGGCCACGCTCGGTGGGAGGTATCAAGACCTGCTCACCGACGAGGTGGACAGCGTCGCGAAGCTGTCGGCCGTCTACGAGAAGCTGACGCGTGAGGACCTCGCCAATGCCAGGGCCGAAGTGGCGCGTCTGGCTGAGGAGGTGAAGAAGAAGCAGAACCTGATCATGACGGTGAACTACCGATGGGGGCTCGCCGACATCAAAGACTTCACCCGTGCTCGTAAGGACCCCAGGTTCGCACCGCAGATTGAGGAGAAGCTCGTCCCGCTTGAGAAGGACCTTGCCGCGCAACAGCAGCGCGTCGCGGACATTGAGAAGGGACTCCAGCGGCTGAAAGAGGCTCGATTGGAAGAGGCGAAGGCGAACGCTGCCGGCGCCGACGCGAGAGCCGCGAACACGAAGGAGTCCCTCAAAGAGGCCGCGCAGGAGGAGAAGGCGCGCGAGAAGCTGCTCAAGCGCCAAGAGCAGTGGCTCATGAACCTGGAGGAGGAAGCACGTACCCTCGGCAAGACGAAGGACGAGGCAAAGGAGCTCTCCGACGAGTACCGCTCGCTGAAGGACCCGAAGATGATCGCGCGGGCGGACGCGGCCATCGCCCAGTTGGAGGCTATTCGGAAGCAGAAGGAGGAGACGGAGAAGCTGAAGAAGGCGGAGGAGGAGCGGAAGCGGGTGCTGCAGGAGCTCGGCCGGGAGTTGGGCAACCAGGATGCGACGAAGTACGCCCAGGCCCAGAAGCTTCTTCGGGAGGAATTGGATGCGGGGCGGTTGACGCTGAAGGACTACAACACGCAGCTCACGAAGGCGCGCGAGTTGTGGACGCCGGATGGGAAGGCCGAGGCGGCGCTGAAGAAGGAGATGGACCAACTCCAGGCGCAGCTCGACCCGATGGATGCGCTCCGGAAGCGCATGGAGATGGTGCAGCGCCTCTTCGATGACCAGCGCATCACCGTGGAGCAGTACCGCAAGGAGATGGAGCGCCTTCAGGACCAAATCAACGGCGGCTTCAGCTACACGAAGGAAATCGTCGGCACGGCCACGCAGCACATGTCGGACGCCTTCGCGAACTTCGTCACCACGGGCCGGCTGGAGTTCTCCTCCCTGGTGGACGGCATCCTGAAGGACCTGGCGCGGCTGGCGGCGCAGAAGGCCTTCATGGCCCTCGTCAACCTGGGCATGGACGCCCTCAGTGGGAGCGTTTCGTCCGGCAGCCGTGGAGGGATGCCCACGATGGTCGGCGGCGCCGACATGAGCGGCACCTACGACTTCATGCTGGGCGGTGCGCACGCAGCCGGAGGCCCCGTCCGTGCGCAGCAGGCGCACCTGGTGGGCGAACTCGGGCCGGAGCTCTTCATCCCCTCCAGTTCCGGCCGCATCGTCCCCAACGAGGCGCTGGGGGGAGGGGACGTGCAGATTCCCATTGCCGTCACCGTCTACGCGGACGGCTCCTCCCAGGTGAGCGCGTCAGGGGAGGGAGGACGCGCGGAGGCGGAGCGCCTCGGACGCAGGCTCGCTGACGCCGTCCGGAAGGTGATGCGCGAGGAGATGGCCCCTGGCGGCATGACGTACACCTTCGTCCGGGGAAGGTAGGGGAGGTGCACCTCGGGATGTGGCGCCCGGAGTAGGTTTCACCCGAGCAGGTGGTGCGCGGTGGAGGCGGCAGCCCTACCCGTCAAAATGGGTGAGCAGCCCACCCGCTCAGGTCGTCCCGGTTGCCGAGCTCCAGGAGGGCGTCACGCGGGTAGTCCTCCAGGTTCTCCCCCAGCCATCGTTCGCCAGGCCGGGAGAGGTGGAAGCGCAGCGTGCAGGCATTGCTGCACCCGAGGATGGTGGTGAAACGCTCCTCCGCTGGCAGCACGCGCTGCAGCTCCAGCGCGAGCCGGAGTCCGTAGCCGACCTGCTCCTTGAGCGGCAGCCGGCGCTCCCAGGGCTCCTCATCGAAGGCGCCCACGAAGTCGGAGACGTGCACCTTGTTCGTGAAGCACTCGTAGCCGGTGGCGTCCGGGAAGTGGGGCTGGATGGCCGGGGCGACCTCCAGCGCCTGCCGCCGCCACACCCAGAGGCCATGCCTGCCCACGACACCCTCATCAAGCAGCGTCTGCATCCTCGGGGTGAGCGGGCGCGCCTGCACCGCCTGGACCTGGGCGTTCCGCAGGTACGCCTGCATCAGTAGGTTCAACCTCACGGAGCCACCTCACCCAGGTAGTACAGCCCCTTCTGGACGGACGAGGCAAACTTGGCGTCCGTCGTCAGCAGCTCGTTCACCCAGCGGGGCGCGTTGGTGAAGCTGCGCGTCGCGGGGTTGTACAGGTACTTCGCCCCTGTCTGCGCATCCTGGAAGTGGAGCTGCCCGGGGCGCACGCCGGGCGCTGGGTTCTCCACATCGAGGCGGACCCTTCCCTTCTGCCACAGCGTCTTGCTGTCGATGCGCGTCCCGCGCGCGCCGAGCATCCGCTCCGCAGGCGCGTCGGCACCACAGGCCTCGTGAGCGCCCGGGTGTCGCTTGAGGCAACAGGAGACCGTGCTATCCGACTGATTGCACTCGGTGGCCGGGATGACGGCCGCTCCACACCCGCCCCAGAGACTGGCCAGCAGGCACACCAGCAACGCGCGCAGGTTCGACATGGGCTCCCCCTCATCTGCGGCGCCAACCGCAGGGCTGGTGGGAAGCGTGCGCGCTCGTCATCGCACCGCGGCAGGGGCTGCGCGGTGCGGTGTCTGTTCACAGACAAGCGATTCGCACAACGCCCAGTGGGGGACAGAGGAGCCGAACTTCCGGGCAAGAACTCCGCCCGTTCGACTCGAATCATGGAGATGTAGCGGCCGCCCCTCCACTCTCCGGCCTGCTTCTGGCATGGAGCGCCTTCCTGCAGCCACAGGTAGCTGCCGCCGACCCAGACGGTGATGTCGACGTGCCTTGCCATGGCATTGATGGGCGGACGCCTCACCGGGGCCGTCGTCCACGCTCCCGCCGAAGATGGCCTGCATGAGCAGGCTGACACTCGGCGGGAGGCGGTAGGGCATGCAGCGCTTCCCCTACACCCCGGACTACGGGGCCCAGGCAGACTCGGTGCCCCGGGTGCGCAAGGCGCAATTCGGCGAGGGCTACACGCAGCGATCCGGGGACGGGCTCAACCCCGTCCTGCGGCGGTGGGCCCTCCAATTCTCCAGCCTCTCGAAGGTGGACGCGGACGGCCTGGAGGCCTTCCTGCGTGCCCGTGCTGGTGTCGAGGCCTTCGAGTTCGTCACCCTGGACACGGCCTGGGCCGTCACCGCGCAGCCCTTCGGGGTGGGGGATGGGGGCCGGACGCAGTGGCTCCTCCAGCGTCCGCTCTCCGCGGATGTGCCGGAGCTGCTGGTGCCTGCCGGGGACTGGACGGCACCGCCCACCGTTTATGTCGCGGGCATCACCCAGGTGGAGGGGACGGACTACGAACTGTCCGGTTCGGGCCTCGTCACCTTTGCCGCAGCGCCGGCCGCCGGGGCCGCGCTCACGTTCGCCGGCGCGGGTGAACTGGTGGCGCATGTCGTGTGCGAGGAGTGGCACCGCACCGCGAAGGGCTTCAACGCCTACGACTTCACCGCGACGTTCCAGGAGGAGGCAGGGTGAGCATCGCCAGCGACATCCAGAGGCTAGACGCGGGGGCCCTTGTGGAGCTC
This genomic interval carries:
- a CDS encoding phage tail protein, whose translation is MQRFPYTPDYGAQADSVPRVRKAQFGEGYTQRSGDGLNPVLRRWALQFSSLSKVDADGLEAFLRARAGVEAFEFVTLDTAWAVTAQPFGVGDGGRTQWLLQRPLSADVPELLVPAGDWTAPPTVYVAGITQVEGTDYELSGSGLVTFAAAPAAGAALTFAGAGELVAHVVCEEWHRTAKGFNAYDFTATFQEEAG
- a CDS encoding phage tail tape measure protein — translated: MSGGFDLAELSIRIDTSDAKEAVTTLGGVEAAAEKTERKTTGLESATEALSKAFAQATRSLGSTTKALADIRAATSHLSVLEQSAAKIQAAFTATATATGALEAQFMSLGGAAGKLQAALADTSALSRFLGHVESLNKRFDEMGKQKEGAADALRKVKEEAAKAEPPVSKFADGMKSLVGQFLGVAAAGAAIKSATEEALRFSTAMAQVSTVLEQDQLGMMDSLTAKVKELGNQFGRTPTDQAGALYEILSAGASDAAKATELLTVSNKLAIGGVTDVRTAADGLTGVMASYGSQLRNVTQAADMMFVSAADGKTSIEELARFIGRVAPIASQTGVSLAELLAATGALTKNNIQTSTSMEGLRAIIAAVAKPSHDAAKLADALGLEFSITALKAKGLAGFLQDVNEKTEGSTEEMAMLFGGVEALLPAMTLTGTASADFAASLKHMEDSAGRTEAAFQKMASTPQFALDQLRARFAELQGEVGGDILSAAEPAIRGLTENFDTATTAVKFFGEALVVVAAMRGAAWAQEWVKGLMSKVTALNQARESATNAALAEAKYTRSADESRIAALRSAQAMLEKKYAALQASAAVEGGLMSATKKATLASTELALAKVKEAAAIEGASVAARAGKAALDFMGGPIGIVTGALTLAVAAFHELGRAADEAREKTRQFAQESGSNASRGSQIVIELLKETRALQDQTRAATALNIAKAEMATLGGRYQDLLTDEVDSVAKLSAVYEKLTREDLANARAEVARLAEEVKKKQNLIMTVNYRWGLADIKDFTRARKDPRFAPQIEEKLVPLEKDLAAQQQRVADIEKGLQRLKEARLEEAKANAAGADARAANTKESLKEAAQEEKAREKLLKRQEQWLMNLEEEARTLGKTKDEAKELSDEYRSLKDPKMIARADAAIAQLEAIRKQKEETEKLKKAEEERKRVLQELGRELGNQDATKYAQAQKLLREELDAGRLTLKDYNTQLTKARELWTPDGKAEAALKKEMDQLQAQLDPMDALRKRMEMVQRLFDDQRITVEQYRKEMERLQDQINGGFSYTKEIVGTATQHMSDAFANFVTTGRLEFSSLVDGILKDLARLAAQKAFMALVNLGMDALSGSVSSGSRGGMPTMVGGADMSGTYDFMLGGAHAAGGPVRAQQAHLVGELGPELFIPSSSGRIVPNEALGGGDVQIPIAVTVYADGSSQVSASGEGGRAEAERLGRRLADAVRKVMREEMAPGGMTYTFVRGR